In a single window of the Streptomyces cinnabarinus genome:
- a CDS encoding DUF3027 domain-containing protein, translating to MSAATTRSRTPDRLCAEATDLARTAAEEAAAPGVVGEHAGLVSEGDRVVTHFFECKEMGYRGWRWAVTVARASRAKIVTLDEVVLLPGPDALLAPEWVPWSERLRPGDMGPGDLLPTDAEDLRLEPGYSGEDEPVPSSPVSHEMAELVEAEDAEVTGGTPANLPVAPTRGSIAAVAEELGMRRARVLSRYGLHVAADRWEESFGAKTPMAQAAPAACVSCGFLMPLGGSLGQAFGVCANEFAPADGRVVSLTYGCGGHSEAAVMPKPPQPAAPVIDETTVDPFPLRPASDSGSVPAVSDEDAADLGHS from the coding sequence GTGAGCGCAGCGACCACGCGAAGCCGCACCCCCGACCGCCTGTGCGCCGAGGCGACCGACCTCGCCCGCACCGCCGCCGAGGAGGCCGCCGCGCCCGGCGTCGTCGGGGAGCACGCGGGCCTGGTCTCCGAGGGCGACCGCGTTGTCACGCACTTCTTCGAGTGCAAGGAAATGGGTTACCGCGGCTGGCGCTGGGCCGTCACCGTGGCCCGGGCCTCCCGCGCGAAGATCGTCACCCTGGACGAGGTCGTGCTCCTCCCCGGCCCGGACGCCCTCCTCGCACCCGAGTGGGTGCCCTGGAGCGAGCGGCTCCGTCCCGGCGACATGGGCCCCGGCGATCTCCTGCCCACCGACGCCGAGGACCTCCGCCTGGAGCCCGGCTACTCCGGCGAGGACGAGCCGGTGCCCAGCTCGCCCGTCTCGCACGAGATGGCCGAGCTGGTGGAGGCGGAGGACGCCGAGGTCACCGGCGGGACCCCCGCGAACCTGCCGGTCGCCCCGACCCGTGGCTCCATCGCCGCGGTCGCCGAGGAGCTCGGCATGCGCCGGGCCCGGGTCCTGTCCCGCTACGGCCTCCATGTGGCCGCGGACCGGTGGGAGGAGTCGTTCGGCGCGAAGACACCGATGGCGCAGGCCGCCCCCGCCGCCTGTGTCAGCTGTGGCTTCCTGATGCCGCTGGGCGGCTCACTGGGCCAGGCCTTCGGTGTCTGCGCCAACGAGTTCGCCCCGGCGGACGGCCGGGTGGTCTCCCTGACCTACGGCTGCGGCGGCCACTCCGAGGCGGCCGTCATGCCCAAGCCCCCGCAGCCGGCCGCACCGGTGATCGACGAGACGACGGTCGACCCGTTCCCGCTCCGCCCGGCCTCCGACTCCGGCTCGGTTCCGGCGGTGTCGGACGAGGACGCGGCGGATCTCGGTCACTCGTAG
- a CDS encoding 1,4-dihydroxy-6-naphthoate synthase, protein MSLRIAYSPCPNDTFVFDALAHGRVPDAPGLDVTFADIDITNGMAERGEFDVLKVSYAVLPYVLDQYALLPCGGALGRGCGPLVLTREPGLDLTGRTVAVPSERSTAYLLFRLWAADTLPGGVGRIVVLPFHEIMPAVRDGKVDAGLVIHEARFTYQNYGLHKLADMGEHWEHSTGLPIPLGAIIAKRSLGTERLTRLAESIRASVLAAWDDPEASRPYVMEHAQEMDPAVADQHIGLYVNEFTAGLGEDGYAAVRGLLTRAAAEGLLPPLGPGALAFP, encoded by the coding sequence ATGAGCCTGCGCATCGCCTACTCCCCCTGCCCGAACGACACCTTCGTCTTCGACGCCCTCGCCCACGGCCGCGTGCCCGACGCGCCCGGGCTGGACGTGACGTTCGCGGACATCGACATCACCAACGGCATGGCCGAGCGCGGTGAGTTCGATGTGCTGAAGGTGTCGTACGCGGTGCTGCCCTATGTCCTCGACCAGTACGCGCTGCTGCCCTGCGGCGGGGCGCTGGGCCGGGGCTGCGGGCCGCTGGTGCTGACCCGGGAGCCGGGCCTGGACCTCACGGGCCGTACGGTCGCGGTACCGAGCGAGCGGTCGACGGCGTATCTGCTGTTCCGGCTGTGGGCCGCGGACACCCTGCCCGGCGGTGTCGGGCGGATCGTGGTGCTGCCGTTCCACGAGATCATGCCGGCCGTGCGGGACGGGAAGGTGGACGCCGGACTGGTCATCCACGAGGCGCGGTTCACGTACCAGAACTACGGTCTGCACAAGCTCGCCGACATGGGCGAGCACTGGGAGCACAGCACCGGGCTGCCCATCCCGCTCGGCGCGATCATCGCCAAGCGCTCCCTGGGCACCGAGCGGCTGACCCGGCTCGCCGAGTCGATCCGCGCCTCGGTGCTGGCCGCCTGGGACGACCCCGAGGCGTCCCGGCCCTATGTCATGGAGCACGCCCAGGAGATGGACCCGGCCGTCGCCGACCAGCACATCGGGCTGTACGTCAACGAGTTCACCGCGGGTCTGGGCGAGGACGGCTACGCGGCGGTCCGCGGTCTGCTGACCCGTGCGGCGGCCGAGGGACTGCTGCCGCCCCTCGGCCCGGGTGCGCTCGCGTTCCCCTGA
- a CDS encoding HAD family hydrolase codes for MAHMASTANPAPALTVGFDLDMTLIDSRPGIHATYTALAERTGTYVDADLAVTRLGPPLEEELVNWFPAERLTEIAELYRAMYPEFAIAATPALPGAAEAVTAVREAGGRAIVVTAKYEPNAKLHLEHLGIRPDAVIGDLWAERKAEALREYDAGVYVGDHLGDIRGARTAEALSVAVATGPYDADALRAAGADIVLADLTRFPAWLAGYWPARA; via the coding sequence ATGGCCCATATGGCCTCCACCGCGAACCCCGCGCCCGCGCTCACCGTCGGCTTCGACCTCGACATGACCCTGATCGACTCCCGGCCCGGCATCCACGCCACCTACACCGCACTCGCCGAGCGCACCGGGACCTACGTCGACGCCGATCTCGCGGTCACCCGGCTCGGGCCGCCGCTGGAGGAGGAGCTGGTCAACTGGTTCCCGGCGGAGCGGCTCACGGAGATCGCCGAGCTGTACCGGGCGATGTACCCGGAGTTCGCCATCGCCGCGACGCCCGCGCTGCCCGGCGCCGCCGAGGCCGTCACCGCCGTACGGGAGGCCGGCGGGCGGGCGATCGTGGTCACCGCGAAGTACGAGCCGAACGCCAAGCTGCACCTGGAGCACCTCGGCATCCGGCCCGACGCGGTGATCGGCGACCTGTGGGCGGAGCGGAAGGCGGAGGCACTGCGCGAGTACGACGCCGGGGTCTACGTCGGTGACCACCTGGGCGACATACGCGGCGCCCGGACCGCCGAGGCGCTGTCCGTCGCCGTCGCCACCGGGCCCTACGACGCCGACGCCCTGCGCGCGGCCGGCGCCGACATCGTCCTCGCCGACCTCACGCGCTTCCCGGCGTGGCTCGCGGGCTACTGGCCGGCCCGCGCCTGA
- a CDS encoding sacsin N-terminal ATP-binding-like domain-containing protein, with protein sequence MSKFVRPAVEGADPFGTARLRRGVLDAWATSPARFREDANAEEDLVLGGYRDRLVVELAQNAADAAARAGVPGRLRLTLRDGVLVAANTGAPLDAAGVESLATLRASAKRDTPSIGRFGVGFAAVLSVTDEPAVVGRHGGVRWSLAEARELAADTARHSPGLGDEIRRRDGHVPLLRLPFAAEGTAPAPYDTAVILPLRDTAAADLAERLLHAVDDALLLALPGLTEVVVETDAVRTISRRSEDACTVVEDSRDGTTRWHTAAAHGPLTPELLADRPVEERLRPHWSVTWAVPVDADGAPLRPRTSPVVHAPTPSDEALGVPALLIASFPLDTTRRRAAPGPLTDFLVERAADAYAALLAAWRPVTAGIIDLVPGPLGKGELDGALRAAVLQRLPRTAFLPPAAEATDDLPESLRPREAEVVEGAGAETVQVLAEVLPTLLPAGLERRVELRTLGVARVPLTDAVDRLAGLEKDPGWWRRLYDSLAGVDPDRLTGLPVPLADGRTTIGPRQILLPSADGAGIEPEVLARLGLKVAHPDAAHPLLEKLGALPATPRAVLTTPQVRAAVAASLDDEGGLDWEQDTLDAEELADTVLALVRDADLEPGDEPWLGALALPDEEGELAPAGELVLPGSPFHQVMREGELAAVDAELADKWGEQPLAACGVLAGFALVRATDVVLDPDELEPRDGDFAEPDDAGLLDAVDVWSEDILDRFPDTPVPPVATELVAVRDLDLVDDDKWPQALALLARPPLRDALTQQVRILLPDGTHEVVRPYTAWWLRGHPVLDGRRPAGLLAVGGDPLLRGLYDEADATGFDDEQVLRALGVRTSVAALLDEPGGAAELLDRLADPERRVTGAQLHALYGSLADLDPEQVTLPDELRAVVDGRVEVVDAADAVVVDSPDLLPFTEGVPLLPVRPARAAELAELFQVRRLSESVTGEVDSEGTEHDVPESVAVLLGPRTPSSYVEHEELVVDGVEIDWRLTDDGVLHAATLEGVAAGLAWAAGQWPRRFEVAALLEDSSRTQELARDRWFD encoded by the coding sequence GTGAGCAAGTTCGTGCGGCCGGCCGTCGAGGGAGCGGATCCGTTCGGGACCGCCCGGCTGCGGCGCGGGGTGCTGGACGCCTGGGCCACCAGCCCGGCCCGGTTCCGGGAGGACGCCAACGCCGAGGAGGACCTCGTCCTCGGCGGCTACCGGGACCGTCTCGTCGTGGAGCTCGCGCAGAACGCCGCCGACGCCGCCGCCCGCGCGGGCGTGCCCGGACGGCTCCGGCTCACCCTGCGCGACGGCGTCCTGGTCGCCGCCAACACCGGCGCCCCGCTGGACGCCGCCGGTGTCGAGTCGCTCGCCACGCTCCGCGCCTCCGCCAAACGCGACACGCCGTCCATCGGCCGCTTCGGCGTCGGTTTCGCCGCCGTCCTCTCCGTCACCGACGAACCCGCCGTGGTCGGCCGGCACGGCGGGGTCCGCTGGTCCCTGGCCGAGGCTCGGGAACTCGCCGCCGACACCGCCCGGCACAGCCCCGGCCTCGGCGACGAGATCCGGCGCCGCGACGGACACGTACCGCTGCTCAGGCTCCCGTTCGCCGCCGAGGGCACCGCCCCCGCCCCCTACGACACGGCCGTCATCCTGCCGCTGCGCGACACGGCCGCCGCCGACCTGGCCGAGCGGCTCCTGCACGCCGTGGACGACGCCCTCCTGCTCGCCCTCCCCGGGCTCACCGAGGTCGTCGTCGAGACCGACGCCGTGCGGACGATCAGTCGCCGCTCCGAGGACGCCTGCACCGTCGTGGAGGACTCCCGGGACGGCACCACGCGCTGGCACACCGCCGCCGCGCACGGGCCGCTCACCCCCGAGCTGCTGGCCGACCGGCCGGTGGAGGAGCGGCTGCGGCCGCACTGGTCCGTCACCTGGGCCGTGCCCGTCGACGCGGACGGGGCCCCGCTCCGGCCGCGCACCAGCCCCGTCGTGCACGCCCCGACCCCCAGCGACGAGGCCCTCGGGGTGCCCGCGCTGCTCATCGCGTCCTTCCCGCTGGACACCACCCGGCGGCGCGCGGCGCCCGGCCCGCTGACCGACTTCCTGGTGGAGCGGGCCGCCGACGCCTACGCCGCCCTGCTCGCCGCATGGCGGCCGGTGACCGCCGGGATCATCGACCTGGTGCCGGGCCCGCTCGGCAAGGGCGAACTGGACGGGGCGCTGCGGGCGGCGGTCCTTCAGCGGCTGCCGCGCACCGCGTTCCTGCCGCCGGCCGCCGAGGCCACCGACGACCTCCCCGAGTCGCTGCGGCCCCGGGAGGCGGAAGTGGTGGAGGGCGCCGGCGCGGAGACCGTACAGGTCCTCGCCGAGGTGCTGCCCACCCTGCTGCCCGCCGGTCTGGAGCGCCGCGTGGAGCTGCGCACGCTCGGGGTCGCCCGGGTGCCGCTGACCGACGCCGTCGACCGGCTGGCCGGCCTGGAGAAGGACCCCGGCTGGTGGCGGCGGCTCTACGACAGCCTCGCCGGGGTCGACCCCGACCGGCTCACCGGGCTGCCCGTGCCGCTCGCCGACGGGCGGACCACCATCGGCCCCCGCCAGATCCTGCTGCCCTCCGCGGACGGCGCCGGGATCGAACCGGAGGTGCTGGCCCGGCTCGGTCTGAAGGTCGCCCACCCGGACGCCGCCCACCCGCTGCTGGAGAAGCTCGGCGCGCTGCCCGCCACCCCGCGGGCCGTGCTGACCACCCCGCAGGTACGGGCCGCGGTCGCCGCCTCCCTGGACGACGAGGGCGGCCTCGACTGGGAGCAGGACACCCTCGACGCCGAGGAGCTGGCCGACACCGTGCTGGCCCTGGTCCGGGACGCCGACCTCGAACCCGGCGACGAGCCCTGGCTCGGCGCACTCGCCCTGCCCGACGAGGAAGGGGAGTTGGCGCCCGCGGGCGAACTGGTCCTGCCCGGCAGCCCCTTCCACCAGGTCATGCGCGAGGGCGAACTCGCCGCCGTGGACGCCGAACTGGCCGACAAGTGGGGCGAACAGCCCCTGGCGGCCTGTGGGGTGCTGGCCGGATTCGCGCTGGTCAGGGCCACCGACGTCGTTCTCGACCCCGATGAACTGGAGCCCCGCGACGGGGACTTCGCCGAGCCCGACGACGCCGGGCTGCTGGACGCCGTGGACGTGTGGAGCGAGGACATCCTCGACCGCTTCCCGGACACCCCGGTGCCGCCCGTCGCCACCGAACTGGTCGCCGTGCGCGACCTGGACCTGGTCGACGACGACAAATGGCCCCAGGCCCTCGCCCTGCTGGCCCGGCCCCCGCTCCGGGACGCCCTCACCCAGCAGGTCCGCATCCTCCTCCCGGACGGCACGCACGAGGTCGTACGGCCCTACACCGCCTGGTGGCTGCGCGGGCACCCGGTGCTCGACGGCCGCCGCCCCGCCGGGCTCCTCGCCGTCGGCGGCGACCCGCTGCTGCGTGGCCTGTACGACGAGGCCGACGCGACCGGGTTCGACGACGAACAGGTGCTGCGGGCGCTGGGTGTGCGGACCTCCGTCGCCGCGCTGCTGGACGAGCCGGGCGGCGCCGCGGAGCTGCTGGACCGGCTGGCCGATCCCGAACGCCGGGTGACCGGCGCCCAACTGCACGCCCTGTACGGCTCCCTGGCCGACCTCGACCCCGAGCAGGTGACCCTGCCGGACGAGTTGCGGGCCGTGGTCGACGGCCGGGTCGAGGTGGTGGACGCGGCCGACGCCGTGGTCGTCGACTCGCCCGACCTGCTCCCCTTCACCGAGGGCGTCCCGCTGCTCCCGGTACGGCCGGCCCGCGCCGCCGAACTGGCCGAGCTGTTCCAGGTGCGGCGGCTGAGCGAGTCCGTCACCGGCGAGGTCGACTCCGAGGGCACCGAGCACGACGTACCGGAGTCGGTGGCGGTGCTGCTGGGGCCGCGGACGCCCTCCTCGTACGTCGAGCACGAGGAGCTCGTCGTGGACGGTGTGGAGATCGACTGGCGGCTCACCGACGACGGCGTCCTGCACGCCGCGACCCTGGAGGGCGTCGCCGCGGGACTCGCCTGGGCGGCCGGGCAGTGGCCGCGCCGCTTCGAGGTGGCGGCGCTGCTGGAGGACTCCTCCCGGACCCAGGAACTGGCCCGGGACCGCTGGTTCGACTGA
- a CDS encoding MFS transporter, whose amino-acid sequence MAAARTPQGATGIGGDRGRSRGGGSGRVGGAVRSVGRALHLPVTGTARGIRKATHAQGAGESGLGKLIELHGVNGAGDMMITVALASTVFFSVPTDEARGRVALYLGITMAPFTLLAPVIGPLLDRVPHGRRAAMASAMLARAFLALILSGAVITGNIGLYPAALGVLVASKAYGVVRSAVVPRLLPPRFSLVKANSRVTLGGLLATGVAAPIGAGLQAIGPRWPLYGAFAIFMVGTFLSFTLPAKVDSAKGEDTALLAADAQHLHGPHLKPVKRPGLRTVGTAVTHALGANASLRCLSGFLIFFLAFLLREHPLAGQSAAVSLGIVAVSAGVGNACGTAVGAWLRSRAPEIIIVVVVACVLGAAITAAVFFSPALVAVLTAVAGFSQALSKLSLDALIQRDVPELVRTSAFARSETLLQMSWVLGGAIGIVLPLNGTLGLSVGAAIVAAGWLTTVRGLIGSARHGGGTPRTRVA is encoded by the coding sequence GTGGCAGCCGCGCGGACGCCTCAGGGAGCCACCGGGATCGGTGGGGACAGGGGCCGCAGTCGAGGCGGCGGTTCGGGCCGAGTCGGCGGTGCCGTCCGCTCCGTCGGACGTGCCCTGCATCTTCCGGTCACCGGCACCGCGCGGGGCATCCGCAAGGCGACCCACGCCCAGGGCGCCGGTGAGTCGGGGCTCGGCAAGCTGATCGAGCTGCACGGGGTGAACGGCGCCGGGGACATGATGATCACCGTCGCCCTGGCCTCCACGGTCTTCTTCTCCGTCCCCACCGACGAGGCCCGGGGCCGGGTCGCCCTGTACCTCGGCATCACCATGGCACCGTTCACCCTGCTCGCCCCGGTGATCGGGCCGCTGCTGGACCGGGTCCCGCACGGGCGCCGGGCGGCGATGGCGAGCGCGATGCTGGCCCGCGCCTTCCTCGCGCTGATCCTGTCCGGCGCGGTGATCACCGGCAATATCGGGCTGTATCCGGCCGCCCTCGGCGTCCTGGTGGCGTCGAAGGCGTACGGCGTGGTCCGCAGCGCGGTCGTGCCCCGGCTGCTGCCGCCCCGCTTCTCGCTGGTGAAGGCGAACTCCCGGGTCACCCTGGGCGGGCTGCTCGCCACCGGTGTGGCCGCGCCGATCGGCGCCGGGCTCCAGGCCATCGGACCGCGCTGGCCGCTCTACGGCGCCTTCGCGATCTTCATGGTGGGGACGTTCCTGTCGTTCACGCTGCCGGCGAAGGTCGACTCGGCCAAGGGCGAGGACACCGCGCTGCTGGCGGCGGACGCCCAGCATCTGCACGGGCCGCATCTGAAGCCGGTCAAGCGGCCGGGGCTGCGCACAGTCGGCACGGCCGTCACCCACGCCCTGGGCGCCAACGCCTCCCTGCGCTGTCTGTCCGGCTTCCTGATCTTCTTCCTGGCCTTCCTGCTGCGTGAGCATCCGCTGGCCGGGCAGAGCGCCGCGGTGTCGCTGGGGATAGTGGCCGTCTCGGCCGGGGTGGGCAACGCCTGCGGCACGGCGGTCGGGGCCTGGCTGAGATCGCGCGCCCCGGAGATCATCATCGTGGTCGTGGTGGCCTGTGTGCTGGGCGCCGCGATCACCGCCGCGGTCTTCTTCAGCCCCGCGCTGGTGGCCGTCCTCACCGCGGTCGCCGGGTTCTCGCAGGCGCTGTCCAAGCTGTCCCTGGACGCGCTGATCCAGCGGGACGTGCCGGAGCTGGTCCGCACGTCCGCCTTCGCCCGCTCCGAGACGCTGCTGCAGATGTCCTGGGTGCTCGGCGGCGCCATCGGCATCGTGCTGCCCCTGAACGGCACCCTGGGCCTGTCGGTGGGCGCCGCCATCGTCGCCGCCGGCTGGCTCACCACGGTCCGTGGCCTGATCGGCTCGGCCCGGCACGGCGGCGGTACCCCGCGTACGAGGGTGGCGTAA
- a CDS encoding cold-shock protein → MPTGKVKWFNSEKGFGFLSRDDGGDVFVHSSVLPAGVETLKPGQRVEFGVVAGQRGDQALSVTILDPTPSVAAAQRKKPDELASIVQDLTTLLENITPMLEKGRYPEKTSGKQIAGLLRAVADQLDV, encoded by the coding sequence GTGCCTACCGGCAAGGTCAAGTGGTTCAACAGCGAGAAGGGCTTCGGCTTTCTCTCCCGCGACGACGGCGGTGACGTCTTCGTCCATTCCTCGGTCCTCCCCGCCGGAGTCGAGACGCTCAAGCCGGGCCAGCGAGTGGAGTTCGGGGTCGTCGCCGGTCAGCGCGGCGACCAGGCGCTCTCCGTCACCATTCTCGACCCGACCCCCTCGGTCGCGGCGGCACAGCGCAAGAAGCCCGACGAGCTGGCCTCGATCGTGCAGGACCTGACGACCCTGCTGGAGAACATCACCCCGATGCTGGAGAAGGGCCGCTACCCCGAAAAGACCTCCGGCAAGCAGATCGCGGGCCTGCTGCGCGCGGTCGCCGACCAACTCGACGTGTAG
- a CDS encoding futalosine hydrolase: MATAVPAERDAVARAFPGTVEHVHRPGVSLVRTSGSCDLLAAGVGPAAAAASTAAALTAAALKGRPYRLVVCAGIGGGFQPGAPVGSLVVSRTITVADLGAETADGFLPVTELGFGLVTHIPPRSLVRDAVQATGARSGTVLTVSTVTGTAARADALRARHPDALAEGMEGFGVAEAADAQGRPVLEIRAISNPVGPRDRAAWRIGEALEALTEGFGKLAPVLESWNTA; this comes from the coding sequence GTGGCCACCGCGGTTCCCGCCGAACGGGACGCGGTGGCACGGGCGTTCCCGGGGACCGTGGAGCACGTGCACCGTCCCGGCGTCAGCCTGGTCCGCACGAGCGGCAGCTGTGATCTGCTGGCCGCCGGTGTCGGCCCCGCCGCTGCCGCCGCCTCCACCGCCGCCGCGCTCACCGCCGCCGCGCTCAAGGGCCGCCCCTACCGTCTCGTGGTCTGTGCCGGGATCGGCGGGGGCTTCCAGCCCGGGGCTCCCGTCGGCTCGCTCGTCGTCTCCCGCACGATCACCGTGGCCGACCTCGGCGCCGAGACCGCCGACGGCTTCCTCCCCGTCACAGAACTGGGGTTCGGGCTGGTCACGCACATTCCCCCGCGATCACTCGTACGGGACGCCGTCCAGGCGACCGGCGCCCGCTCCGGCACCGTCCTCACCGTCTCCACCGTGACCGGCACCGCCGCCCGCGCCGACGCGCTGCGCGCCCGGCACCCGGACGCCCTGGCCGAGGGCATGGAGGGTTTCGGCGTGGCCGAGGCGGCCGACGCCCAGGGGCGGCCCGTGCTGGAGATCCGTGCGATCTCCAACCCGGTCGGCCCCCGCGACCGCGCCGCCTGGCGCATCGGCGAGGCGCTTGAAGCGCTCACCGAGGGCTTCGGGAAGCTCGCACCCGTCCTGGAGAGTTGGAACACGGCATGA
- a CDS encoding DUF2771 domain-containing protein: protein MTTLQSALRRRRAVAAVGAVSAGLLVLSACDKPTPMATITVGSSSVSEEATCGGEGEALKTADLTECLKDTDIKSITVDPDETVRIGVDPEIADKRWTILMNGQPLTEDFDKTYTTIPGSVFFNAQYGAQGDSTLVSIKAGDGEEQSQVVTGLWSFKLKKDD, encoded by the coding sequence ATGACCACGCTGCAATCCGCCCTGCGACGCCGCCGCGCCGTCGCCGCCGTCGGCGCCGTTTCCGCCGGACTGCTCGTTTTGTCGGCCTGCGACAAGCCGACGCCGATGGCCACGATCACTGTCGGTTCGTCCTCGGTCAGCGAGGAGGCCACCTGCGGTGGCGAGGGCGAGGCCCTCAAGACCGCGGACCTGACGGAGTGCCTGAAGGACACCGACATCAAGTCCATCACCGTCGACCCGGACGAGACCGTGCGCATCGGTGTCGACCCGGAGATCGCCGACAAGCGCTGGACGATCCTGATGAACGGCCAGCCGCTCACCGAGGACTTCGACAAGACCTACACCACCATCCCGGGCAGCGTGTTCTTCAACGCCCAGTACGGCGCGCAGGGCGACTCGACCCTGGTCTCCATCAAGGCCGGCGACGGCGAGGAGCAGAGCCAGGTGGTCACCGGTCTGTGGTCCTTCAAGTTGAAGAAGGACGACTGA